A single window of Osmia bicornis bicornis chromosome 14, iOsmBic2.1, whole genome shotgun sequence DNA harbors:
- the LOC114881260 gene encoding piezo-type mechanosensitive ion channel component isoform X4, whose protein sequence is MPQYWPNVALVRVVLPLVLTGCTVWRPVGLSLVYLALMLYSPHVPIPNAKTMAGHTGHYLKTCIGLSFLTATSQLTFHIVLLALPAYGHFLQNCEWMEVIFRHIGFVRLDSASPWEIFFWLTPELVVLPTSIAVYCICRILSRNSVTDEEDDASLRQGATNTKKTEDSKTKAVNFLGRIGTYVVLASLCITASLKPSVEGGFYFVVFLGAATWWACNKELRKGFAVLCRIVMIIVIIHLLILLSYQNQLPQELIPLNSTWQRYLALTPIYQTKCSDPRNVNYTENADWLIYGYCLRLFWLYYVLALQSQFLSKKPPIVNSSSLPVDERTPLMRFGSGRTGLLQDSTGSVIVQDGHQDDSIQLQSLSEAVPDEQSGIIEHIIMAVYSIFQLIINSSYIATNIIMMTWSIMYHSWTTFALLLWALILWMAPNKRAAMMKCSPFIVLYAMLLLLCQYIYSMDLTEEELPTKINGVKMSEIGFSKADQQSRWHLVVKCLFISMFWITMRQYNAERIRQRRSSALRDMVAPLHVSVSTATTAMNQEAPEIKSKFMKDVGIVLKKLLTKFWIAVVAIMLFICGITGERMTVFRIVYMSLFLVLVITFQISWTVWRKMMYSFWLTVIGYSVIMLILVYTYQFHNFQGYWDYLRIDEDLQMDIGLEKYETKDLFVRLLTPTFFVIITVLQIHYFHKDFLEVTNIERFGSESSTIRRSSLGHSPTLNILPNNPTEVFIPEENDETMYTLRQLKRMSRLERIALFRKVIGHLVNFYNHTWLFLEIHMQKIIFISVILLCVNDVCAINFVFVAIVVIMINSKRSLQICTVNTIAAIIAMLLVVKMLYQIQYIEHNNWNVNCTRDTDESQHPYASNNTVYNIAEWFGVKKAKPGHLAELLKGYIGIITVTTLRKIIRIRQCFYRQQRGEPLDTPQVMFPSITRANADKGIQECLKFLFNYGFYKFGVEMCLIGIVALIGTRLDFYSVLYSIWLLLLFSLKRKTISKIWPFFKFFAIVLLPIQYALVVSLPSWLCLDYPWSKSKILRRLQEWMYFPDPDFPPNPRKLICDFILLMMIVRQSLVFQIEQRTAAAGEEFPAGHNYSVYQNMEKPNFVNPVKDYVSRIHSWLDIVKRGVMMSLMWITLSIMFLAGTKRTNLFSLGYLIGAFIFLWQGSDFYLRPVKTILKWWNLLIGYNVTVIFLKALLQGIGCVLITELETSACPVIQLFGISCLRKFRSSASDIVLDKVDCEVPREDIGMVWDGLCFGFLLLQKRLFKSYYFFHIVDETKAMSVLASRGAELLEELHQKRIEIQDNVERNVLQKLKFKMDKIKANQRKIQGPSYREPQMHKVDTLYPGTRPLYRVRAPKTYKEAIRSGDYYMFDDLDDDDVTDLIPDTDSEKKEQELQQEQERRSRRMTISELMNTLIKTDIEIATHVAMYGGTEKDALRLRRRSVPLTRKKSSMSYLSARSETDTAVATDGGDKTSLTSADIETEEKDTSEVGPDKTPQPSDDEYEEDKVEEKEEKEEEEKKVSLSTYFKFLFVMINSALTSMTKYLNRFSRDYRYIRKVLAIEKKLLKAKPDFRMGMRLGINQMWQPIPLIKKRSSINGIAEESVDAGEGPSQPRPQEESTLFSEMSPVPHDEEVGELSEVDQPPIIQLLASIWFGVLAHSSLLCYFMVFLHQIKNASILSTPLPLMVFCWGSLTIPRPSKTFWVTLIAYTEVIVIVKCIFQLELLPWNRDAAPNNPLFTPRIIGVERKSNYALWDLLLLLMVFFHRFMLKSLGQWTAPTLKPRKIIPSNLTVVPSKPPPEDRGQGEAVPQQPEEGSTHVKTPSGRILNIRGEGENPETQDENERLVAVQSEELNPQNEKFQKAMNMTVEKYMEPPKNFFKMILSTSGKEKTNVYAYMFLCDFFNFLLLIFGFSAFGTQQGDGGVTAYLQENRVPMPFLLMLLLQFALIVIDRALFLRKSILGKLIFQYCLIFGVHMWMFFILPSVTERQFNEKLPPQIWYMVKCFYLLLAAYQLRQGYPTRILGNFLCKEYSIVNYVLFKGFMLVPFLFELRAVMDWIWTDTSMAIMDWFKMEDIFASIYQIKCMRGVEADFPQPRGIKKNQMSKYLVGGGALFLMIGLIWFPLLLFALGGTVGVSNLPYDVSMKIRIGPYEPIYSMSAQSSSIIEYSDAEFKKFTNYYSRNRPAVTFLENYVHSDVAAVKLSAFSRKLWSISPPDLQRLREELEDNSTTVTVHVEWTVSRKTDAKDVSGITTKTRDIKLFPFVNDEFNPVRRTLADMLSTDESTTHNGTILLQNVFPKFLKVTGRDTDVVPQLMDLSRRDDEDTKEHDDSYLYRNISLHLSTDMECCAHQKWWIVSEACDDPLYKQLLSKIPLNNCKYIMMFLFNEKTFPEGLSFISGLGILGLYTTAVIVISQMTRKIVSDMAPKIMFDDLPYVDRILRLCLDIYLVRESGELCLEEDLFAKLIFLYRSPETLIRWTRPPEEGERTDNEDQDEAEEEGREESREATRRE, encoded by the exons ATGCCGCAGTATTGGCCGAACGTGGCCCTCGTCAGGGTTGTTCTGCCACTTGTCTTGACAGGAT GTACGGTATGGCGACCTGTGGGACTGTCCCTGGTTTATTTAGCTCTGATGCTATACTCACCCCATGTCCCCATACCAAATGCGAAGACAATGGCTGGCCACACGGGACATTATTTGAAGACCTGCATCGGCCTATCTTTCCTCACAGCCACCAGTCAATTAACCTTCCACATAGTTCTACTGGCGCTGCCTGCTTATGGACACTTTCTTCAAAATT GCGAATGGATGGAAGTGATCTTCAGACACATAGGTTTCGTGAGACTAGATAGCGCATCTCCTTGGGAGATCTTTTTCTGGTTAACCCCAGAATTAGTTGTCCTACCTACTAGCATAGCAGTGTATTGTATATGTCGTATCCTGTCTCGAAACTCCGTCACCGACGAAGAAGATGATGCATCGTTGCGTCAAGGTGCAACGAACACTAAAAAGACCGAGGACAGTAAAACAAAG GCTGTCAATTTCCTGGGTCGCATCGGAACCTATGTGGTCTTGGCATCATTATGCATCACAGCATCCCTGAAACCATCAGTGGAGGGTGGTTTCTACTTCGTCGTCTTCCTAGGAGCAGCCACCTGGTGGGCATGCAACAAAGAGCTTCGAAAGGGATTCGCTGTGCTTTGCAGGATCGTGATGATCATCGTGATCATCCATCTACTGATCCTCCTAAGCTATCAGAATCAACTGCCTCAGGAATTGATACCTTTGAACAGTACCTGGCAGCGTTATCTCGCTTTGACTCCGATCTATCAGACGAAATGCAGTGATCCGAGAAACGTGAACTATACTGAAAATGCTGACTGGTTGATCTATGGATACTGTTTGAGACTGTTTTGGCTGTACTACGTTCTGGCTTTGCAGTCTCAATTCCTGAGCAAAAAGCCG CCGATCGTTAATTCGTCGTCTCTACCTGTCGACGAGCGCACACCC TTGATGCGATTTGGGTCCGGAAGAACGGGGCTGCTGCAAGATTCCACCGGAAGTGTCATCGTTCAAGATGGTCATCAGGATGACAGTATTCAATTGCAAAGTCTTAGCGAAG CTGTTCCTGATGAACAATCTGGTATCATCGAACACATCATTATGGCTGTGTACTCGATTTTCCAATTGATCATCAATTCATCTTACATCGCTACCAATATTATAATGATG ACTTGGAGCATAATGTATCATAGTTGGACAACGTTTGCTCTGTTATTATGGGCTTTGATCCTCTGGATGGCACCTAACAAAAGAGCAGCGATGATGAAGTGCTCTCCCTTCATCGTTCTATATGCaatgcttcttcttctttgccAGTATATTTACAGTATGGATTTAACTGAGGAGGAACTACCAACAAAGATAAATGGAGTAAAAATGTCGGAAATTGGTTTTAGTAAAGCTGATCAGCAAAGTCGTTGGCATTTAGTTGTCaaa TGTCTATTCATATCGATGTTCTGGATCACGATGAGACAGTATAACGCTGAAAGAATTAGACAGAGACGTTCCTCAGCATTGCGAGACATGGTAGCTCCATTACACGTGTCCGTATCGACAGCCACCACTGCCATGAACCAAGAAGCACCTGAAATCAAAAGTAAATTCATGAAGGACGTTGGTATCGTCCTGAAGAAGTTACTTACGAAATTCTGGATCGCCGTAGTAGCTATCATGCTCTTCATCTGTGGAATCACTGGCGAACGTATGACGGTCTTCAGGATTGTCTACATGTCTCTCTTCCTGGTTCTAGTCATTACGTTCCAG ATATCCTGGACAGTATGGAGGAAGATGATGTACTCATTCTGGCTCACAGTCATCGGGTACTCGGTGATCATGTTGATTCTCGTCTACACTTATCAATTCCATAATTTCCAGGGATATTGGGATTACTTGCGCATAGATGAGGATCTACAAATGGACATAGGATTAGAAAAATATGAGACCAAAGATCTATTCGTTAGGCTTCTAACACCAACGTTCTTCGTCATTATCACTGTCCTTCAGATTCATTATTTCCATAAAGATTTCTTGGAAGTGACGAATATCGAGAGATTCGG GAGCGAGAGTAGCACTATCAGACGATCCAGTCTTGGCCATTCACCGACTCTTAACATATTACCAAACAATCCTACGGAGGTTTTTATTCCTGAAGAGAACGACGAAACCATGTACACCTTACGGCAATTAAAAC GTATGTCCAGATTGGAAAGAATTGCATTATTCCGTAAAGTAATTGGTCATCTTGTGAACTTTTACAATCACACCTGGCTGTTTCTTGAAATTCATATGCAGAAGATTATCTTCATTTCTGTGATACTTCTTTGTGTAAATGAT GTCTGTGCTATTAATTTCGTGTTCGTTGCGATAGTGGTTATCATGATCAATTCTAAGAGGAGCCTTCAAATTTGCACGGTCAATACCATTGCAGCGATCATCGCTATGTTGTTGGTTGTGAAGATGCTTTATCAGATTCAGTATATTGAGCATAATAATTGGAACGTTAATTGCACG AGGGACACAGACGAATCTCAACATCCTTACGCCAGTAATAACACAGTATACAACATAGCAGAGTGGTTTGGAGTGAAGAAAGCAAAACCAGGACACCTGGCAGAACTGCTAAAAGGCTACATAGGGATTATAACAGTGACGACACTGAGAAAAATCATCAGAATTCGACAGTGTTTCTATCGACAACAGCGTGGTGAACCACTGGACACTCCGCAAGTCATGTTCCCATCGATCACCAGAGCGAATGCTGATAAAGGGATCCAAGAATGCCTGAAATTCCTTTTCAATTATGGATTCTACAAGTTTGGCGTGGAAATGTGTTTGATAGGAATTGTGGCTCTGATTGGTACCAGATTGGACTTTTACTCGGTTCTATACAGTATCTGGTTGTTGCTGCTCTTCTCCTTGAAGAGAAAAACTATCTCCAAAATTTGGCCCTTCTTCAAGTTCTTCGCCATAGTCCTCTTACCTATACAGTATGCTCTGGTCGTGTCACTGCCCTCCTGGTTGTGTCTAG ATTATCCATGGAGCAAATCTAAAATACTGAGGAGGCTGCAAGAATGGATGTACTTCCCTGACCCAGATTTTCCACCAAATCCGAGGAAATTAATAT GTGACTTCATCCTGCTGATGATGATCGTAAGACAGAGCCTCGTTTTCCAAATCGAGCAACGAACCGCCGCGGCTGGAGAGGAATTTCCAGCTGGACACAATTACTCCGTGTACCAGAACATGGAGAAACCAAATTTCGTAAATCCGGTGAAGGACTACGTGTCTCGCATTCACTCGTGGTTAGACATCGTGAAACGAGGTGTAATGATGAGTCTCATGTGGATCACTTTGTCCATCATGTTCTTGGCTGGAACCAAGAGGACCAACCTCTTCTCCTTGGGTTATCTGATCGGGGCGTTCATATTCCTCTGGCAGGGCAGCGATTTTTATCTGAGACCAGTCAAGACGATCCTGAAGTGGTGGAATCTGTTGATTGGATACAACGTTACTGTGATCTTCTTGAAAGCCTTGCTTCAGGGTATAGGTTGTGTCCTGATAACAGAG TTGGAAACTTCAGCATGTCCAGTGATCCAGTTGTTTGGAATAAGCTGTCTAAGGAAGTTTCGAAGTTCAGCCAGTGATATTGTGTTGGACAAAGTTGATTGTGAAGTTCCTCGCGAGGACATAGGGATGGTTTGGGACGGTCTATGTTTTGGCTTCCTGTTGCTGCAGAAGCGACTCTTCAAGAGCTACTATTTCTTCCACATAGTGGACGAAACGAAAGCTATGAGTGTGTTAGCTTCTCGAGGTGCTGAATTACTGGAGGAGCTACATCAAAAGCGTATTGAAATCCAGGATAACGTGGAGAGGAACGTGCTGCAGAAGTTAAAGTTCAAGATGGACAAGATCAAGGCCAATCAGAGGAAGATACAAGGACCCAGTTACAGAGAACCTCAGATGCACAAAGTTG ATACTCTCTATCCAGGGACACGGCCGTTGTACAGAGTTCGCGCTCCAAAGACCTACAAAGAGG CTATTAGATCGGGTGATTACTACATGTTCGATGATCTGGACGACGACGACGTGACCGATTTAATACCCGACACCGATTCTGAGAAGAAAGAGCAAGAACTTCAACAGGAACAAGAGAGACGTTCTCGAAGGATGACCATCTCCGAG CTGATGAACACGCTGATTAAGACAGACATTGAGATCGCGACGCACGTCGCCATGTACGGAGGGACTGAAAAGGACGCGCTGAGACTTCGTCGTCGGAGTGTACCCTTAACAAGGAAGAAATCGTCTATGTCCTATCTAAGTGCACGTTCCGAGACCGACACAGCAGTGGCCACCGAT GGCGGTGACAAGACGAGTCTCACGTCAGCCGACATCGAAACCGAAGAAAAAGACACGTCAGAGGTGGGACCTGATAAGACACCACAGCCCTCGGACGACGAGTATGAAGAAGATAaagtggaagaaaaagaagagaaggaagaagaggagaaaaaagtGTCTTTGAGCACATACTTTAAATTCCTTTTTGTCATGATTAACAGCGCCCTAACTTCCATGACGAAGTATCTGAACAGATTTTCAAGGGACTATAGATACATTCGTAAAGTTCTAGcgatagaaaagaaattattgaag GCAAAACCAGATTTTCGAATGGGAATGAGGCTAGGTATAAATCAAATGTGGCAGCCGATACCTTTGATTAAGAAGAG ATCCTCGATTAATGGAATTGCCGAGGAATCTGTCGATGCTGGCGAGGGTCCTAGTCAACCTCGGCCACAGGAAGAAAG CACACTTTTCTCTGAAATGTCACCTGTTCCACACGACGAGGAAGTGGGAGAATTATCGGAAGTCGATCAACCCCCGATAATACAATTACTGGCCTCTATATGGTTCGGTGTATTGGCTCACTCGAGTTTACTGTGTTACTTCATGGTGTTTCTTCATCAAATTAAAAACGCCTCCATTTTGTCGACACCTCTGCCTCTCATGGTGTTTTGCTGGGGTTCATTGACTATTCCGCGACCCTCGAAAACGTTTTGGGTTACCTTAATCGCGTATACTGAG GTAATTGTTATCGTAAAATGCATCTTCCAATTGGAACTGTTGCCTTGGAACCGGGATGCTGCACCCAATAATCCTCTTTTTACGCCCAGAATCATAGGGGTTGAACGGAAATCTAATTATGCCTTATGGGATTTATTATTACTCCTCATGGTATTTTTCCATAG gTTTATGTTGAAGTCCTTGGGGCAGTGGACAGCACCAACCCTTAAGCCAAGGAAAATTATTCCCTCCAATTTAACTGTAGTTCCATCTAAGCCTCCTCCTGAAGACAGAGGACAAGGGGAGGCTGTGCCACAACAACCTGAAGA gGGTAGTACTCATGTAAAAACACCGTCAGGAAGGATTTTAAATATCCGTGGTGAAGGTGAAAATCCAGAAACCCAGGATGAAAATGAAAGACTTGTTGCAGTTCAGAGTGAAGAATTAAATcctcaaaatgaaaaatttcaaaaagcTATGAATATGAC TGTTGAAAAGTATATGGAACCGCCgaaaaatttcttcaaaatgATTCTTAGTACTAGTGGTAAAGAGAAGACCAATGTATACGCATATATGTTCCTCTgtgattttttcaattttctactGCTCATTTTTGGATTCTCCGCGTTTGGA ACTCAACAAGGGGATGGCGGTGTGACAGCTTATTTACAAGAAAATCGAGTACCCATGCCCTTCTTATTGATGTTGTTATTGCAATTTGCATTGATAGTCATTGATAGGGCTTTGTTCTTAAGAAAATCCATCTTAGGAAAATTGATCTTCcagtattgtttaatattCGGTGTCCACATGTGGATGTTCTTCATTTTGCCAAGCGTGACTGAACG ACAATTTAATGAGAAGCTTCCACCACAAATTTGGTATATGGTCAAATGTTTCTACCTTCTATTGGCTGCCTATCAATTGCGACAGGGTTATCCCACACGTATACTTGGTAACTTCCTGTGCAAGGAGTACAGCATTGTGAACTATGTTCTCTTCAAAGG GTTCATGCTGGTTCCTTTCTTGTTCGAGCTGAGAGCTGTTATGGATTGGATCTGGACAGACACATCCATGGCTATCATGGACTGGTTCAAAATGGAAGACATATTCGCCAGcatttatcaaattaaa TGTATGCGAGGCGTAGAAGCAGATTTCCCTCAACCACGAGGGATCAAGAAGAATCAGATGAGCAAGTACCTAGTGGGTGGTGGTGCTTTGTTCCTTATGATAGGACTGATATGGTTCCCACTACTTTTGTTTGCACTTGGTGGCACTGTTGGCGTTTCCAATCTTCCATACGACGTTTCTATGAAGATTAGAATCGGTCCATACGAGCCTATTTACTCCATGTCTGCTCAAAGTAGTTCCATCATTGAGTACAGTGATGCAGAATTCAAGAAGTTTACGAATTATTATTCAAGGAATAGACCTGCAGTTACTTTCCTAGAAAATTATGTCCATTCTGATGTTGCTGCAGTTAAACTGAGTGCATTTTCCAGAAAATTGTGGAGTATATCTCCACCAGACTTACAAAG ACTGAGAGAAGAATTAGAAGATAACAGCACCACTGTCACCGTTCACGTGGAATGGACAGTGTCACGAAAGACAGATGCCAAAGACGTCAGTGGCATAACGACGAAGACTCGTGATATAAAATTGTTCCCATTCGTCAACGATGAGTTTAATCCTGTTAGAAGAACCTTAGCTGACATGTTATCGACAGACGAATCGACTACACATAACGGCACTATCCTACTGCAAAATGTATTTCCGAAATTCTTGAAAGTAACCGGTCGCGACACCGACGTGGTTCCCCAATTGATGGATTTAT CAAGAAGAGACGACGAGGATACAAAAGAACATGACGATAGCTATCTCTATAGAAATATTAGTCTTCATCTGTCCACTGATATGGAATGCTGTGCCCACCAGAAATGGTGGATCGTCAGCGAAGCTTGTGATGATCCATTGTACAAGCAGTTGTTAAGCAAAATACCTCTGAATAATTGCAAATACATCATGATGTTCTTGTTTAATGAAAAAACATTCCCTGAGGGTTTGAGTTTCATCAGTGGATTAGG AATTTTAGGATTGTATACCACCGCGGTCATAGTGATAAGCCAAATGACTAGGAAAATAGTTAGTGACATGGCGCCGAAGATTATGTTCGATGACCTGCCCTATGTGGACAGAATCCTCCGACTGTGTCTGGACATTTATTTGGTCCGCGAAAGCGGTGAATTATGTCTCGAAGAGGACCTATTTGCCAAATTGATATTCCTCTACAGATCACCAGAGACGTTAATCAG GTGGACAAGGCCTCCTGAAGAAGGCGAACGGACTGATAATGAAGATCAAGATGAAGCAGAGGAGGAGGGAAGGGAAGAATCTCGAGAAGCTACTCGTCGTGAATAA